One genomic region from Streptomyces sp. NBC_00582 encodes:
- a CDS encoding class I SAM-dependent methyltransferase, translated as MPIRSAGSGRVPGDPVHHPLFARFYAALGTAAESRAGLAGVRERLLAGLAGRVIEIGAGNGLNFAHYPGAVSEVVAIEPERRMRKLALEAALRAGVPVDLVPGVAEALPVKSEAFDAAVVSLVLCSVRDVPRALAELRRVLRPGGELRFLEHGPGGGRAMRATQRALDRTVWPSLAGGCHLTRDTVGALRAAGFELGPYRRILLPEKGPRFPFSYGVLGTARKV; from the coding sequence ATGCCGATACGGTCCGCCGGCTCCGGCCGGGTGCCCGGTGACCCCGTCCACCACCCGCTGTTCGCCCGCTTCTACGCCGCGCTCGGTACGGCCGCGGAGAGCCGGGCCGGTCTCGCCGGTGTGCGGGAGCGGCTGCTCGCCGGGCTCGCCGGGCGGGTCATCGAGATCGGCGCGGGCAACGGACTGAACTTCGCGCACTATCCGGGTGCCGTCTCGGAGGTCGTCGCGATCGAGCCGGAGCGCCGGATGCGGAAGCTGGCGCTGGAGGCGGCGCTGCGCGCCGGGGTGCCGGTGGACCTGGTGCCCGGTGTCGCGGAGGCGCTGCCGGTCAAGAGCGAGGCGTTCGACGCGGCGGTGGTCTCGCTGGTGCTGTGCAGTGTGCGGGACGTGCCGCGCGCGCTCGCCGAGCTGCGGCGGGTGCTGCGGCCCGGCGGTGAGCTGCGGTTCCTCGAACACGGCCCCGGCGGCGGACGGGCGATGCGCGCCACCCAGCGCGCCCTGGACCGCACGGTCTGGCCGTCCCTGGCGGGTGGCTGCCATCTGACCCGGGACACGGTCGGCGCCCTGCGCGCCGCCGGGTTCGAACTCGGCCCGTACCGGCGGATACTCCTGCCGGAGAAGGGGCCGAGGTTCCCCTTCTCCTACGGCGTCCTCGGCACGGCCCGCAAAGTTTAG
- a CDS encoding esterase/lipase family protein — protein MQRARRRIATVLTAAASSLLLSLSFSAPTAHAATHNPIVFVHGISSSSSSWNDWVADFKADGYTAAELDAWTYSWSQSNATTASQLATEIKNVLARTGASKVDVVVHSMGALSSRYYLKNLGGTSYVDDFVSVAGVNHGTSVAAWCSWLYTSCAEMVTGSSFLTALNSGDETPGSVSYATYWSNCDAAIDPDSSALLSGATNVGVGCISHDDMNNDHGVYEQVRDFIQ, from the coding sequence ATGCAGCGCGCCAGGCGTCGCATCGCCACGGTCCTCACGGCCGCGGCCTCTTCGCTCCTTCTGTCACTGTCGTTCTCCGCCCCCACCGCCCACGCCGCGACCCACAACCCCATCGTCTTCGTACACGGCATCAGCAGCTCCTCCAGCAGCTGGAACGACTGGGTCGCCGACTTCAAGGCCGACGGCTACACGGCCGCCGAGCTGGACGCGTGGACCTACAGCTGGTCCCAGTCGAACGCCACCACGGCCTCCCAGCTGGCCACCGAGATCAAGAACGTGCTGGCGAGAACCGGCGCGAGCAAGGTCGACGTGGTCGTCCACTCGATGGGAGCCCTCAGCTCCCGCTACTACCTCAAGAACCTCGGCGGCACGTCGTACGTGGACGACTTCGTGTCCGTCGCGGGCGTCAACCACGGTACGTCGGTGGCGGCCTGGTGCTCCTGGCTGTACACCTCCTGCGCGGAGATGGTCACCGGCAGCTCGTTCCTCACCGCGCTCAACTCCGGTGACGAGACGCCGGGCAGCGTCAGCTACGCCACGTACTGGTCGAACTGCGACGCCGCCATCGACCCCGACTCCTCGGCGCTGCTGAGCGGGGCCACCAACGTCGGCGTCGGCTGCATCTCGCACGACGACATGAACAACGACCACGGCGTCTACGAGCAGGTGCGCGACTTCATCCAGTGA
- the bioB gene encoding biotin synthase BioB: MDLLNTLVDKGLRRELPTREEALAVLATSDDDVLDVVAAAGKVRRHWFGRRVKLNYLVNLKSGLCPEDCSYCSQRLGSTTGILKYTWLKPDEASRAAAAGLAGGAKRVCLVASGRGPTDRDVDRVSETIKAIKDQNEGVEVCACLGLLSDGQAERLREAGADAYNHNLNTSEATYGDITTTHTYADRVDTVSKAHAAGLSACSGLIAGMGESDEDLVDVVFSLRELDPDSVPVNFLIPVEGTPLGKEWNLTPQRCLRILAMVRFVCPDVEVRIAGGREVHLRTMQPLALHLANSIFLGDYLTTEGQAGKADLEMIADAGFEVEGAGEITLPEHRATAGAGGCGSHAEAGCGSHADAGCGSGCGAHEGGSVCGTAAAAAPAGEPRTDLVAVRRRGAGTDLAPNA; the protein is encoded by the coding sequence ATGGACCTGCTGAACACGCTGGTGGACAAGGGGCTTCGGCGCGAGCTGCCGACCCGCGAGGAGGCGCTCGCCGTCCTCGCCACTTCCGACGACGACGTGCTGGACGTGGTGGCCGCGGCCGGGAAGGTGCGCCGGCACTGGTTCGGCCGGCGGGTGAAACTCAACTACCTCGTCAACCTCAAGTCGGGCCTGTGCCCCGAGGACTGCTCGTACTGCTCCCAGCGGCTCGGCTCCACGACCGGCATCCTGAAGTACACCTGGCTCAAGCCCGACGAGGCGTCCCGGGCCGCGGCGGCCGGGCTCGCGGGCGGGGCCAAGCGGGTCTGCCTGGTGGCGTCCGGGCGCGGTCCGACCGACCGGGACGTGGACCGGGTCTCCGAGACCATCAAGGCGATCAAGGACCAGAACGAGGGCGTCGAGGTGTGCGCCTGCCTGGGACTGCTCTCCGACGGCCAGGCCGAGCGGCTGCGCGAGGCGGGCGCGGACGCCTACAACCACAACCTCAACACCTCCGAGGCGACGTACGGGGACATCACGACCACCCACACGTACGCCGACCGGGTGGACACCGTCTCCAAGGCGCACGCGGCGGGGCTGTCGGCCTGCTCCGGTCTGATCGCCGGCATGGGCGAGAGCGACGAGGACCTCGTGGACGTGGTCTTCTCGCTGCGCGAGCTGGACCCCGACTCGGTGCCGGTCAACTTCCTCATCCCGGTCGAGGGCACCCCGCTGGGCAAGGAGTGGAACCTCACCCCGCAGCGCTGTCTGCGGATCCTGGCGATGGTCCGGTTCGTCTGCCCCGACGTCGAGGTCCGCATCGCCGGCGGCCGCGAGGTCCATCTCCGTACGATGCAGCCCCTCGCGCTGCACCTGGCCAACTCGATCTTCCTCGGTGACTACCTCACCACGGAGGGCCAGGCCGGCAAGGCCGACCTGGAGATGATCGCGGACGCGGGCTTCGAGGTGGAGGGCGCGGGCGAGATCACCCTCCCGGAGCACCGGGCGACGGCGGGCGCGGGCGGGTGCGGGTCGCACGCCGAGGCGGGCTGCGGTTCGCACGCGGACGCGGGCTGCGGCTCCGGCTGCGGTGCGCACGAGGGGGGCTCGGTGTGCGGTACGGCCGCTGCCGCCGCCCCGGCCGGTGAGCCCCGTACGGACCTGGTCGCCGTACGCCGTCGTGGCGCCGGTACCGACCTCGCGCCCAATGCCTGA
- the bioD gene encoding dethiobiotin synthase — MPILVITGTGTEVGKTVTTAAVAASALAVGRTVAVLKAAQTGVRPDEPGDAEEIARLAGPVTTAECARYPEPLAPATAARRAGLPPVRPYDVVEAAQKLATEHDLVLVEGAGGLLVRFDEAGGTLADVAQTLRAPVLVVASAGLGTLNTTELTARELRTRGVELLGVVIGGWPDSPDLAMRCNVTDLPEVAGAPLLGALPMGVGALSPTGFRAAAPGWLAPRLDGRWEASAFRERATATP, encoded by the coding sequence ATGCCGATCCTGGTGATCACGGGCACGGGCACGGAGGTCGGCAAGACCGTCACCACGGCGGCCGTCGCCGCGTCCGCGCTCGCGGTGGGCCGTACGGTCGCCGTCCTGAAGGCCGCGCAGACCGGTGTACGGCCGGACGAGCCCGGGGACGCCGAGGAGATCGCGCGGCTCGCGGGACCGGTCACGACGGCCGAGTGCGCCCGCTATCCCGAGCCGCTCGCCCCGGCGACGGCGGCGCGGCGGGCGGGGCTGCCCCCGGTACGGCCGTACGACGTCGTCGAGGCGGCCCAGAAGCTGGCCACGGAGCACGACCTGGTGCTCGTCGAGGGGGCGGGCGGACTGCTCGTCCGGTTCGACGAGGCGGGCGGCACGCTGGCCGACGTGGCCCAGACGCTGCGGGCGCCGGTCCTGGTGGTGGCCTCGGCGGGCCTGGGCACCCTGAACACGACGGAACTGACGGCCCGCGAACTGCGCACCCGGGGCGTGGAACTCCTGGGCGTGGTGATCGGCGGCTGGCCCGACTCCCCGGACCTGGCGATGCGCTGCAACGTCACGGACCTGCCGGAGGTGGCCGGGGCACCACTGCTGGGCGCCCTGCCGATGGGCGTGGGCGCACTGTCGCCCACCGGCTTCCGCGCGGCGGCACCGGGCTGGCTGGCCCCACGCCTGGACGGCAGGTGGGAGGCGTCGGCTTTCCGGGAGAGGGCAACGGCAACTCCCTGA
- a CDS encoding helix-turn-helix transcriptional regulator, giving the protein MVTPVNPPRLDGTSPPPLADPWPRPAASLPEGVRLRVLRLVYGDPRAAAELAARLTDRQAAGLDPLPTDPADLAPGLLHGYRREIRALPDDTRLLLLLAAADQYPVATHAFLRAVAAARLDTRPLEAAETAGIAYATAGGVGFRDAWTRIAVYETAAPADRRDAHRLLARVLHDDTELPRRSWHRGAGALGPSGRLAAELTVAADRARRAADPALAAALTERAAALRTDPRAQARLLARAAADAWNSGDADRARTLAARTHTDALTGILALRSGQAGESFDALLAGALRAAPATTALGRGGPAGADATSSPERAAPTDVGGTAPPGRVGPTGVPAATSPGLAGPAGGDVRPSPGLAPPVPSGSPEPTGSGPAPGHPRPAVAQPSLPFARHLLARATEAAVYTGDLRRCREVVAVARRLGVEPPGVLPALAAAVDGRYGDARDLLEATAGRCGPGGDPTGLLHAGIAALMLGDHTRAATATVRAAAAARARGLTASVSQAMEFRAYADFWTGRPRAAEAAALDALRQSYATGQDNGACHLQAALAMFAALTGDGELCRERAATARSYALAHGLGLPAALAQWALAFLDLGSGRYGAAAARLRALAAFGPGHGHRAVRHLATPHYVEAAVRAGDTRVARAAHADYDRWARAVRSPDDLALSARCRALLTPGAEALDHYRTALDLHAEGTRAFERARTELLFGSALRRLRRRAEARDRLHSAREAFESFGAPHCAEAARAELRALGAPAGPARGAEPPTGRLTAQQLLVARMAAEGATNREIAARLALSPRTIDHHLRGVFTRLGIRSRIELVRLLSEVE; this is encoded by the coding sequence GTGGTGACTCCTGTAAACCCCCCACGTCTCGACGGCACTTCGCCACCGCCGCTCGCGGACCCGTGGCCGCGCCCCGCCGCGTCCCTCCCCGAGGGCGTGCGGCTGCGCGTGCTGCGTCTCGTATACGGCGACCCCCGTGCCGCCGCCGAACTCGCGGCGCGGCTCACCGACCGTCAGGCGGCCGGTCTGGACCCCCTGCCGACCGACCCGGCCGACCTCGCCCCCGGCCTGCTGCACGGATACCGCCGGGAGATCCGCGCCCTGCCCGACGACACCCGGCTGCTGCTGCTCCTCGCCGCCGCCGACCAGTACCCGGTCGCCACCCACGCCTTCCTGCGCGCCGTGGCCGCCGCCCGCCTCGACACCCGCCCGCTGGAGGCCGCCGAGACCGCCGGGATCGCGTACGCCACGGCCGGCGGGGTCGGTTTCCGCGATGCCTGGACCCGGATCGCCGTCTACGAGACGGCCGCACCGGCCGACCGGCGCGACGCCCACCGGCTGCTCGCCCGCGTCCTGCACGACGACACCGAACTGCCCCGCCGCTCCTGGCACCGGGGTGCGGGCGCGCTCGGCCCCAGCGGGCGGCTCGCGGCCGAGCTGACAGTCGCCGCCGACCGGGCCCGCCGGGCCGCCGACCCCGCCCTCGCCGCCGCCCTCACCGAACGCGCCGCCGCGCTGCGCACCGACCCCCGCGCACAGGCCCGCCTCCTCGCCCGCGCGGCGGCCGACGCCTGGAACTCCGGCGACGCCGACCGCGCCCGCACCCTCGCCGCCCGCACCCACACCGACGCCCTCACCGGCATCCTCGCCCTACGCTCCGGCCAGGCGGGCGAGTCCTTCGACGCCCTCCTGGCCGGCGCCCTGCGAGCGGCTCCGGCCACCACCGCGCTCGGTCGCGGGGGGCCCGCCGGAGCCGACGCCACGTCCTCGCCCGAGCGTGCCGCCCCCACGGACGTCGGCGGGACCGCCCCGCCCGGGCGCGTGGGGCCGACGGGAGTCCCCGCCGCGACCTCGCCCGGTCTCGCGGGACCTGCGGGGGGCGATGTCAGGCCCTCGCCCGGGCTCGCCCCGCCTGTGCCTTCCGGCAGTCCTGAGCCCACGGGTTCCGGCCCCGCGCCCGGTCACCCCCGCCCCGCCGTCGCGCAACCGTCCCTCCCCTTCGCCCGGCATCTGCTGGCCCGTGCCACCGAGGCCGCCGTCTACACCGGTGATCTGCGGCGATGTAGGGAAGTGGTCGCCGTCGCGCGGCGGCTGGGTGTGGAGCCGCCGGGGGTGCTTCCCGCTCTCGCCGCCGCCGTCGACGGGCGATACGGGGACGCCCGGGACCTGCTGGAGGCGACCGCCGGCCGGTGCGGGCCGGGTGGCGACCCCACCGGGCTCCTGCACGCCGGAATCGCCGCCCTGATGCTCGGCGATCACACCCGCGCCGCCACCGCCACCGTCCGCGCGGCCGCCGCGGCGAGGGCCCGGGGCCTGACCGCGAGCGTCTCCCAGGCGATGGAGTTCCGCGCCTACGCCGACTTCTGGACCGGCCGCCCCCGCGCCGCCGAGGCCGCCGCGCTGGACGCCCTGCGCCAGTCGTACGCCACCGGACAGGACAACGGCGCCTGCCATCTGCAGGCCGCCCTCGCGATGTTCGCCGCCCTCACCGGCGACGGCGAGCTGTGCCGGGAGCGGGCCGCGACAGCCCGCTCCTACGCCCTCGCGCACGGCCTCGGACTACCCGCCGCCCTCGCCCAGTGGGCGCTCGCCTTCCTCGACCTCGGCTCCGGACGCTACGGCGCCGCCGCGGCCCGGCTGCGCGCCCTCGCCGCCTTCGGCCCCGGCCACGGTCACCGCGCCGTCCGCCATCTCGCCACCCCGCACTACGTCGAGGCCGCCGTACGCGCCGGCGACACCCGCGTCGCCCGCGCCGCCCACGCCGACTACGACCGCTGGGCCCGCGCCGTCCGCAGCCCCGACGACCTCGCCCTCAGCGCCCGCTGCCGGGCCCTGCTCACCCCCGGCGCCGAGGCCCTCGACCACTACCGCACCGCCCTCGACCTGCACGCCGAGGGCACCCGCGCCTTCGAACGGGCCCGTACGGAACTGCTGTTCGGCAGCGCCCTGCGGCGGCTGCGGCGCCGCGCGGAGGCCCGGGACCGGCTGCACAGCGCGCGCGAGGCCTTCGAGTCCTTCGGGGCGCCGCACTGCGCGGAGGCGGCCCGTGCGGAATTGCGCGCCCTCGGGGCGCCGGCCGGTCCGGCCCGGGGCGCCGAGCCGCCGACCGGCCGGCTGACCGCCCAGCAGTTGTTGGTCGCGCGGATGGCCGCGGAGGGCGCCACGAACCGGGAGATCGCCGCGCGGCTCGCGCTCAGTCCGCGGACCATCGACCACCATCTGCGGGGGGTTTTCACGCGGCTCGGGATTCGGTCCCGGATCGAGCTGGTACGGCTGCTTTCGGAGGTCGAATGA
- a CDS encoding fic family toxin-antitoxin system, toxin component — MSDLRIDLAWLLMLAEQQTPGDPQVTDWGALIAAVARHQAEIFDVPVYTDPPARAAALLQLLIHVPALERSNALFACAVAYAYLVASGLKVATSPEQVRDLARLVKTGEASVADIAQELRQWSL, encoded by the coding sequence TTGAGCGACCTCCGTATCGATCTCGCCTGGCTCCTCATGCTCGCCGAACAGCAGACCCCGGGCGACCCCCAGGTCACCGACTGGGGCGCCCTGATCGCCGCCGTGGCCCGCCACCAGGCCGAGATATTCGACGTCCCCGTCTACACCGACCCCCCGGCCCGCGCGGCCGCGCTGCTCCAACTCCTCATCCACGTCCCGGCCCTGGAGCGCTCCAACGCGCTGTTCGCCTGCGCGGTCGCCTACGCCTACCTCGTGGCCAGCGGACTGAAGGTGGCCACCTCACCCGAACAGGTCCGGGATCTGGCCCGCCTGGTCAAGACCGGCGAGGCATCGGTGGCCGACATCGCCCAGGAACTGCGCCAGTGGAGCCTGTGA
- a CDS encoding adenosylmethionine--8-amino-7-oxononanoate transaminase, whose protein sequence is MPELPALPVAELLELDRRHVWHPYGPMPGRVDPLVVESASGVRLRLADGSGELVDGMSSWWSAIHGYNHPVLNEAAREQLGRMSHVMFGGLTHEPAVRLAKLLVDMSPDGLEHVFLADSGSVSVEVAVKMCLQYWRSLGRGGKQRLLTWRGGYHGDTWQPMSVCDPEGGMHDLWTGVLPRQVFVDPPPAEYEETYADRLRAAIEEHADELAAVIVEPVVQGAGGMRFHSPAYLRVLREACDAHDVLLVFDEIATGFGRTGALFAAEHAAVTPDVMCVGKALTGGYLTMAATLCTSRVADGISRGEVPVLAHGPTFMGNPLAASVACASIGLLLGQDWLAEVKRIETGLRDGLAEAAGLPGVREVRVLGAVGVVQLDHPVDMKAATAAAVREGVWLRPFRDLVYTMPPYVTGDTDVARIARAVCAAAREG, encoded by the coding sequence ATGCCTGAGCTGCCCGCACTGCCCGTCGCCGAGCTGCTGGAACTGGACCGGCGGCACGTCTGGCACCCGTACGGTCCGATGCCCGGCCGGGTGGACCCGCTCGTCGTGGAGTCGGCGAGCGGGGTGCGGCTGCGCCTCGCGGACGGCTCGGGCGAGCTGGTCGACGGCATGTCGTCCTGGTGGTCGGCGATCCACGGCTACAACCACCCGGTGCTCAACGAGGCCGCGCGCGAGCAGCTCGGCCGGATGAGCCACGTCATGTTCGGCGGGCTCACGCACGAGCCCGCCGTCCGGCTGGCGAAGCTCCTTGTCGACATGTCTCCCGACGGCCTCGAGCACGTCTTCCTCGCCGACTCCGGTTCGGTGTCGGTCGAGGTCGCCGTGAAGATGTGCCTTCAGTACTGGCGTTCGCTCGGCCGGGGTGGGAAGCAGCGCCTGCTGACCTGGCGCGGCGGCTACCACGGTGACACCTGGCAGCCGATGTCGGTGTGCGACCCCGAGGGCGGCATGCACGACCTGTGGACCGGGGTGCTGCCCCGTCAGGTCTTCGTGGACCCGCCACCGGCCGAGTACGAGGAGACGTACGCCGATCGGCTGCGCGCCGCGATCGAAGAACACGCGGACGAACTGGCCGCGGTGATCGTGGAGCCGGTGGTGCAGGGCGCGGGCGGGATGCGCTTCCACTCCCCCGCGTATCTGCGGGTGCTGCGCGAGGCGTGCGACGCGCACGACGTGCTGCTGGTGTTCGACGAGATCGCGACCGGGTTCGGGCGCACGGGTGCGCTGTTCGCGGCGGAGCACGCGGCGGTGACGCCGGATGTGATGTGCGTCGGCAAGGCGCTGACCGGCGGTTATCTGACCATGGCGGCGACGCTGTGCACCTCCCGGGTGGCCGACGGGATCTCGCGGGGCGAGGTGCCGGTCCTGGCCCACGGCCCGACGTTCATGGGCAATCCCCTCGCCGCGTCCGTCGCCTGCGCCTCGATCGGGCTGCTGCTCGGTCAGGACTGGCTCGCGGAGGTCAAACGGATCGAGACGGGGCTGCGGGACGGGCTGGCGGAGGCCGCCGGCCTCCCCGGGGTCCGGGAGGTACGAGTCCTGGGCGCCGTCGGAGTCGTCCAACTGGACCATCCGGTGGACATGAAGGCGGCCACCGCGGCGGCCGTGCGGGAGGGCGTCTGGCTGCGGCCGTTCCGCGACCTGGTCTACACGATGCCGCCGTACGTCACCGGGGACACGGACGTGGCACGGATCGCGCGCGCGGTGTGCGCCGCGGCGCGGGAGGGATGA